The following proteins are encoded in a genomic region of Necator americanus strain Aroian chromosome II, whole genome shotgun sequence:
- a CDS encoding hypothetical protein (NECATOR_CHRII.G4661.T1), giving the protein MEGKEDNQRMRSIAFVAVAVSTAAVIASAITTPMLYSYVQTLQSQVNSETEFCRMRSRDMLVSMYQMAPKGRAKRGWLFGQWVPDGGAGGGAEYGAPATEPGYAPAPPPSNGYGPVVNAEPEPQCCTCQQGPAGPPGPPGDDGKDGNDGDQGTDGKGGKDGGIEPSDGLQSEPCIICPPGPPGPPGNAGAKGPQGPRGTPGLSGVDGRRGEPGMVGPAGPMGEPGVQGPKGKKGDDGHVINVNGPPGPPGAPGAQGRKGERGPKGRVGSVIPGPQGPPGDQGKKGRSGRKGEPGVQGPLGSKGADGDCFHCPTPRTPPGY; this is encoded by the exons ATGGAGGGCAAGGAGGATAACCAGCG TATGCGATCCATCGCCTTCGTGGCGGTTGCCGTCTCAACGGCTGCCGTAATTGCGTCGGCAATCACCACGCCTATGCTCTACAGCTACGTGCAAACCCTCCAAAGTCAGGTCAACTCTGAGACTGAGTTCTGCCGT ATGCGTTCTCGTGACATGCTCGTCAGCATGTACCAGATGGCTCCTAAGGGACGTGCAAAGAGAGGATGGCTCTTCGGACAATGGGTACCTGATGGTGGTGCCGGAGGTGGTGCTGAATACGGAGCTCCAGCAACCGAG CCTGGATACGCTCCAGCTCCACCACCAAGCAATGGCTACGGGCCCGTCGTCAACGCCGAACCTGAACCACAGTGCTGCACCTGCCAACAAGGACCAGCTGGACCTCCAGGACCTCCCGGAGATGACGGCAAAGACGGTAACGACGGAGACCAGGGAACTGATGGAAAAGGAGGAAAGGACGGTGGAATCGAGCCCTCTGATGGCCTCCAGAGTGAACCCTGCATCATCTGCCCACCTGGACCTCCAGGACCACCAGGAAACGCCGGAGCAAAGGGACCACAAGGACCTCGCGGAACTCCTGGACTTTCCGGAGTTGACGGACGCCGTGGAGAGCCAGGTATGGTTGGACCAGCTGGACCAATGGGAGAGCCCGGAGTACAGGGACCAAAGGGAAAGAAGGGAGACGATGGACATGTCATCAACGTCAATGGACCACCAGGACCACCCGGTGCGCCTGGAGCTCAGGGTCGCAAGGGAGAGCGTGGTCCCAAGGGACGCGTTGGATCCGTCATTCCTGGACCTCAGGGACCTCCTGGAGACCAAGGAAAGAAGGGACGTTCAGGCCGCAAAGGAGAGCCTGGAGTTCAAGGACCACTTGGATCAAAGGGAGCCGATGGCGATTGCTTCCACTGCCCCACTCCTCGTACTCCTCCTGGCTATTGA
- a CDS encoding hypothetical protein (NECATOR_CHRII.G4662.T1), with amino-acid sequence MDQKETEEQRQMRRVAFFAVVISTAAVIASVVTLPMLYSYVQSFQSHLIVETEYCKTRARDMWVEMQVLHKSGVPRSKRDTKGTWLFGQFVPDGGAGGGGQYVGSAGNNAAYATGPSGGGGGGGGGGGSYGTGAGAASVDIGPTCCPCQQGPAGPPGPPGDEGPAGNDGHHGAPGAPGKEGSVLSSALPPSEPCKICPQGPQGAVGMQGPKGPPGPKGKSAERAADGKPGEPGLIGPPGPPGVVGEPGPPGTQGQPGRVIQVNGAAGPAGPQGVKGPPGPRGVPGIDGTNDAGEQGPIGDLGAPGPAGGAGPQGPPGPPGPPGEEGSCDHCPEPRTPPGY; translated from the exons ATGGATCAGAAGGAGACGGAGGAGCAGCGCCAGATGCGGCGCGTAGCGTTCTTCGCCGTTGTCATCTCCACCGCCGCTGTTATCGCCAGTGTCGTCACTTTACCGATGCTGTATAGCTATGTGCAGTCCTTCCAGAGTCACTTGATTGTCGAAACGGAGTACTGTAAG ACACGAGCTCGCGACATGTGGGTAGAGATGCAGGTCCTACACAAATCAGGAGTGCCACGATCTAAGAGAGATACCAAAGGCACATGGCTCTTCGGACAATTCGTCCCCGATGGCGGTGCCGGCGGCGGCGGTCAATACGTAGGCAGCGCCGGCAATAACGCAGCCTATGCCACAGGCCCCAGTGGGGGAGGTGGGggaggtggtggaggtggtggcaGCTACGGAACTGGTGCTGGTGCTGCATCCGTCGATATTGGACCAACATGTTGTCCCTGCCAACAAG GACCTGCTGGCCCGCCTGGACCACCTGGAGATGAGGGACCAGCCGGAAACGACGGTCATCACGGAGCTCCAGGTGCTCCTGGAAAAGAAGGCTCGGTTCTTTCATCAGCTCTCCCACCATCTGAGCCATGCAAAATTTGCCCACAAGGACCGCAAGGAGCAGTTGGCATGCAAGGACCAAAGGGGCCACCTGGACCTAAGGGCAAATCTGCTGAACGCGCTGCTGACGGCAAACCTGGAGAGCCAGGCTTGATCGGGCCTCCTGGACCACCCGGAGTTGTTGGAGAGCCCGGACCACCTGGAACACAAGGACAGCCCGGTCGTGTCATTCAAGTCAACGGAGCCGCTGGTCCAGCAGGCCCACAAGGCGTTAAGGGACCACCTGGACCAAGAGGCGTGCCAGGAATTGATGGAACAAATGACGCTGGAGAGCAAGGACCAATCGGTGACCTTGGTGCACCAGGACCCGCTGGTGGTGCTGGTCCTCAGGGACCACCAGGACCTCCCGGACCACCCg GTGAGGAAGGTTCATGTGACCACTGCCCAGAACCACGTACACCGCCGGGCTACTAA
- a CDS encoding hypothetical protein (NECATOR_CHRII.G4663.T1), whose amino-acid sequence MRKKNKDWAETTVDELRHFIDTCLDIEIVRLSKLRDYWFTDPIQPDTQAKRRKLNERPDLKSKQRKQPSRNSYRTPADQHGRRYAKTYLRKSRTLSSVCQSSSPWIAS is encoded by the coding sequence atgagaaagaagaacaaagacTGGGCAGAGACTACTGTCGATGAACTCAGACACTTCATAGACACCTGTCTGGATATAGAGATTGTCCGGTTGTCAAAGCTTCGCGACTACTGGTTTACTGATCCTATTCAACCAGATACTCAGGCAAAAAGACGTAAGTTGAATGAAAGACCAGATCTCAAGAGCAAACAACGAAAACAGCCTAGCCGAAACAGCTATCGTACACCGGCTGATCAACATGGACGTCGGTATGCCAAAACTTATCTGAGGAAGTCGAGGACTCTGTCCAGTGTCTGTCAAAGTTCCTCTCCGTGGATTGCTTCCTAA
- a CDS encoding hypothetical protein (NECATOR_CHRII.G4664.T1), with amino-acid sequence MLEAVSSGITHLKPAPSQIRLGYAFNPEWTSSAGPSVNGWADLKRKGSPRFCYPSTVNRHSERIRINYRDEVEKEHIKVEFQFGNVIKDKRKKKETKTSFDELLIESDEEEPFVDGEATVQNSIVPVESDLSEDDDGYDESDDNEEKT; translated from the exons atgctcgaagctgtatcttcag gcataacccacctgaaacccgctccatcccagattcgtttgggttatgcctttaatccaGAATGGACGAGTTCGGCAGGGCCCTCAGTGAACGGATGGGCGGACCTCAAAAGGAAGGGCTCACCTCGATTTTGCTATCCTTCAACGGTTAACCGCCACTCGGAGAGAATAAGGATCAATTATCGGGACGAAGTTGAAAAAGAGCATATCAAGGTAGAATTCCAGTTTGGTAAtgtcataaaggataaaagaaagaagaaagaaactaaaacG AGTTTTGATGAGTTATTGATTGAAAGTGATGAAGAAGAACCTTTCGTCGATGGCGAAGCTACTGTTCAAAACTCGATTGTGCCCGTGGAATCAGACTTATCCGAGGACGATGATGGTTATGATGAGAGTGAcgataatgaagaaaaaacgtag